A genome region from Anopheles stephensi strain Indian chromosome 2, UCI_ANSTEP_V1.0, whole genome shotgun sequence includes the following:
- the LOC118504536 gene encoding uncharacterized protein LOC118504536, with translation MPPTTEELEDDGSKNMVSNLPLLFADGYPTSLDKITATQLERFIPFMVQCSLGNVTIHSMTEFNKPPWWPKDLEFTKPFKRPKSFTGDWLLKMRELVVACYDSHDNIYLLRYCADLAKFQPTALRFINNYNSTTSLFERSTNKLLVTFRNENMLYDQEQKFNSRKCLLPKQSNSQSCLAAQEEMVISAGFDIYLCDYCDAELYSYGAMVEHEKACHTEQSNAELADTSDDDDVIFCGTVLDDQLPLDAAARAQAKQQKMVSFLSQNFMLRCRNAIESAPSSTIPKSTGNNAEVENSSGGTMAESATSTGGKYRRLPRRSRQVVTLAKCTQIPLSSPLGLFMIKASKIITTPDYLLERYERMERFCIAPALPPGANYPLRPGVKNAGSIQDAATNIHDRRIPKWLFGKIKSGPNGCPVTFKRIADDSCEPSKHQYKFPRRQFFTKQRIENFLFYNKPLLQRCRPFVVSLQRLTADEVQKLSLQPGIERERQEAELAAQQERQRRKELAEFAESAMVIDSIDLCSSDEEVQHMEEERLVNVSDEEPTNACSRQENNSTPDNDYTVHDAIETIVLEMDDSMGSDTNEYTNTSFYRSSPPQKLLSSGRFPKELPMPTFAKKSFVSSMLSESAYRLNQSLPSANGKIVDGARQPLTAPLYLYANCSQTAVSLAEETQFASGNRMMARKGASLPLKENLVNVFGATGNGANGDSMLLGPGTTVPVHHHQAGTAQARTAMLLTAPMANGHTIITNGTIPVAFASSRTSASVVQTLSTTTTFVNQAIHVSMNHNNSTGTAAVSSATAANLQ, from the exons TTCGCGGACGGCTACCCAACGTCCCTGGACAAGATCACCGCAACGCAACTGGAAAGATTCATACCGTTCATGGTGCAGTGTTCACTGGGAAACGTCACTATCCATTCGATGACCGAATTTAACAAACCACCATGGTGGCCAAAAGATTTAGAATTTACAAAACCATTCAAGCGGCCAAAATCATTCACCGGG GATTGGTTACTCAAGATGCGGGAGCTCGTGGTAGCGTGTTACGACTCTCACGACAACATCTACCTTCTTCGGTACTGTGCGGATCTGGCCAAGTTTCAACCGACGGCATTGCGATTCATCAACAACTACAACTCCACGACCTCGTTGTTCGAGCGATCCACGAACAAGCTGTTGGTTACGTTTCGCAATGAAAATATG CTGTACGACCAAGAGCAAAAGTTTAACAGTCGCAAGTGCCTTCTACCGAAGCAATCGAACTCCCAAAGTTGCTTGGCCGCTCAGGAGGAAATGGTCATATCAGCAGGCTTCGATATTTATCTCTGCGACTACTGTGATGCGGAACTATACTCCTACGGGGCGATGGTG GAGCACGAGAAAGCCTGCCACACGGAACAAAGCAATGCAGAGCTTGCCGATACcagtgacgatgatgacgttATCTTTTGTGGCACCGTGCTGGATGATCAGCTGCCCCTCGATGCGGCAGCCCGTGCGcaagcaaagcaacaaaagaTGGTATCTTTCCTATCGCAAAACTTTATGCTGCGCTGTAGAAATGCCATCGAATCGGCCCCGTCATCGACAATCCCCAAGTCGACCGGGAACAATGCCGAGGTGGAAAATAGTAGTGGTGGTACGATGGCAGAGAGTGCCACCAGCACAGGCGGCAAATATCGCCGATTACCGAGACGCTCGCGGCAAGTTGTTACACTCGCGAAATGTACACAAATTCCGCTCTCCTCGCCGCTGGGACTGTTTATGATAAAGGCTTCGAAAATCATTACCACGCCCGATTATTTACTGGAGCGGTACGAACGCATGGAACGATTTTGCATCGCGCCGGCTCTTCCACCCGGCGCAAACTATCCGTTAAGGCCAGGTGTAAAGAACGCTGGTAGTATACAGGACGCCGCAACAAACATCCACGATCGGCGGATCCCTAAATGGTTGTTTGGAAAGATAAAATCCGGACCGAACGGATGTCCGGTGACGTTCAAACGCATAGCAGACGATTCCTGCGAACCATCGAAGCATCAATATAAATTCCCTAGGCGCCAATTTTTCACCAAGCAACGAATAGAAAATTTCCTCTTCTATAACAAACCGCTGCTGCAACGTTGCCGGCCATTTGTGGTAAGCCTGCAAAGACTGACTGCGGACGAGGTGCAGAAACTTTCGCTCCAGCCCGGCATCGAACGAGAAAGGCAGGAGGCAGAGCTCGCGGCACAGCAGGAACGGCAACGACGGAAAGAGCTGGCTGAATTTGCCGAAAGTGCAATGGTTATCGATAGTATCGATCTATGCTCTTCGGAtgaggaggtgcagcatatgGAGGAGGAAAGACTGGTCAACGTAAGTGACGAGGAACCGACGAATGCATGCAGCCGGCAGGAAAACAATTCCACTCCCGACAACGATTATACGGTGCATGATGCTATCGAAACGATCGTGTTAGAAATGGACGACAGTATGGGCAGCGATACGAATGAATATACCAACACTAGCTTCTATCGTAGTTCTCCTCCACAAAAACTTCTTTCCAGCGGCCGATTCCCCAAAGAACTACCGATGCCGACATTCGCGAAGAAATCGTTCGTCAGCTCGATGCTCAGTGAAAGCGCGTACCGTTTGAACCAATCGCTTCCTTCGGCTAATGGGAAAATCGTGGACGGTGCAAGACAACCACTTACTGCCCCGCTGTATCTGTACGCGAACTGTAGCCAAACGGCTGTCAGCCTAGCGGAAGAGACACAGTTCGCCAGCGGCAATCGGATGATGGCCAGAAAGGgtgccagtttgccgttgaAGGAAAACTTGGTAAACGTGTTTGGCGCCACCGGTAACGGTGCGAACGGAGACAGCATGCTGTTGGGGCCTGGCACTACCGTTCcggtgcatcatcatcaggccGGGACGGCCCAAGCTCGCACCGCCATGCTGCTTACCGCACCGATGGCCAACGGGCACACAATAATCACAAACGGAACCATTCCAGTTGCGTTCGCCAGCTCGCGTACAAGCGCTTCCGTTGTACAGACGCtctcaacaacaaccaccttCGTTAATCAAGCGATACACGTATCGATGAATCACAACAACAGTACCGGTACAGCGGCTGTCTCCAGCGCAACCGCAGCCAATCTCCAGTAG